One genomic segment of Polyodon spathula isolate WHYD16114869_AA chromosome 17, ASM1765450v1, whole genome shotgun sequence includes these proteins:
- the LOC121329645 gene encoding interferon-induced transmembrane protein 5-like translates to MDNATSACPTNSISMNPPSSTVINVRPTPPPPKDHLLWSLCNTLYMNFCCLGFMALIYSVKTRDQNVLGNIKAAHLYSHKAKWYNILASGWNVIIPLLIIVLVVTGIVHLSNAKGSYDFFGEEGYNNFGKLFRK, encoded by the exons ATGGACAACGCCACTTCTGCATGTCCTACCAACTCCATTTCCATGAATCCACCCAGTTCTACAGTGATCAATGTGAGACCCACTCCTCCTCCACCTAAAGACCATCTGCTGTGGTCTCTCTGCAACACTCTCTACATGAACTTCTGCTGCCTTGGATTTATGGCCCTTATCTACTCAGTGAAG ACTAGAGATCAGAATGTTCTTGGAAACATCAAAGCTGCCCACCTCTATTCGCACAAGGCTAAGTGGTACAATATTCTGGCTTCAGGGTGGAACGTCATTATTCCTCTTCTCATCATCGTGCTCGTTGTCACTGGGATTGTCCACCTCTCCAATGCCAAGGGGTCTTATGACTTCTTCGGTGAGGAAGGCTACAATAACTTTGGAAAGCTCTTTAGGAAATAA
- the LOC121330403 gene encoding dispanin subfamily A member 2b-like, translating to MENFQYTRDNVPLQIQTDNYERLREDRGVCSPAVVNMGPPVYPQVRDHIVWSIFNTIYMNFCCLGFAALLFSIKSRDRKVVGDLEGARHYGSTARCLNVTALVLTILTFLIMIILLAVGVLQIYNIARQEAQDQHNLFQGNGK from the exons ATGGAGAATTTTCAATACACCCGCGACAATGTCCCACTGCAAATCCAAACCGATAACTACGAGCGGCTGAGAGAAGATCGGGGGGTATGCAGCCCCGCGGTGGTGAACATGGGTCCTCCTGTATACCCCCAGGTTCGGGATCACATTGTTTGGTCAATTTTTAACACCATCTATATGAACTTCTGCTGTTTGGGATTCGCAGCCCTGCTTTTCTCAATCAAG TCGAGAGACAGGAAAGTTGTGGGAGATCTGGAGGGAGCTCGCCACTATGGGTCTACTGCACGCTGCCTCAATGTGACTGCCCTGGTCTTGACCATCCTCACCTTCCTCATTATGATTATTCTGCTTGCTGTTGGAGTCCTTCAGATCTACAATATTGCCAGGCAAGAAGCCCAGGACCAGCATAACCTGTTCCAAGGAAATGGAAAGTAA